TCACGGGCTTGGCTATCGGGCTGGTGGTCGGATCGGCCAACACGCTCAACTGCTGGCTAGAACGGGACGTGGATGGCTTGATGAAACGCACCCGCATGCGTCCCCTGCCTCAAGGCCGGCTCAGGCCCGCCACGGCCCTCGGCTTCGGACTCCTGCTTGCGGCGGTTTCCATCCCCATGCTCGTGCTGGCCACCAACTCGCTGACCGGCCTGCTCGCGGCCACGGCGCTCGTGAGCTACGTGGCGATCTACACCCCGCTCAAGCGGCGCAGCGCCTGGGCCCTGCCGGTCGGCGCTATCCCCGGTGCCATCCCCCCGTTGATGGGATGGACTTCCGCCACAGGCAGGCTTGATGCCCCCGGCCTCGTGCTGTTCGCGATTCTGTTCCTGTGGCAGCTGCCGCACTTCATTGCGATCTCCGTCTACCGCAAGAGCGAGTACGCGGGCGCCGGGCTCAAGGTGTTGCCGGTTGCGCTGGGCGACCGCGCTGCCGTGCTGCATGCGGTCGCCTACGCGGGAGCGCTGGTGCCGATCACGCTGTTGCTTGTGCCGCTCGGAGCCGCAGGCACGTTGTATCTGTCCGGTGCGGCTGTGTTGGGCCTGGCCTTCTTCACCCTGACGTTAGCCGGCCTGTGGCA
This sequence is a window from Pseudomonadota bacterium. Protein-coding genes within it:
- the cyoE gene encoding heme o synthase, giving the protein MSASVGSLAAEQSPSSLIRDLCALMKPRVTVLVVATAAIGMWLAPDPVPPLAAVLTGLAIGLVVGSANTLNCWLERDVDGLMKRTRMRPLPQGRLRPATALGFGLLLAAVSIPMLVLATNSLTGLLAATALVSYVAIYTPLKRRSAWALPVGAIPGAIPPLMGWTSATGRLDAPGLVLFAILFLWQLPHFIAISVYRKSEYAGAGLKVLPVALGDRAAVLHAVAYAGALVPITLLLVPLGAAGTLYLSGAAVLGLAFFTLTLAGLWQQQSARWARRVFLASLLYLPLLFVLLAFDVA